In the genome of Polaribacter atrinae, one region contains:
- a CDS encoding glycoside hydrolase family 2 TIM barrel-domain containing protein yields the protein MLWSPENPYLYKAVTKLYIKNQLKDEISTKFGIREIKYEPQKGFSLNGKTTKFKGVCLHHDLGPLGTAVNTAALKRQLTILKDMGVNAIRSSHNMPSFEQLQLCDEMGFLFLAESFDEWAKPKIKNGYNRFFEEYAEKDIVNLVRATRNHPSIVMWSSGNEVPDQWGEEGVKRAKWLQDIFHREDPTRPVTVGMDQVKAVMASGFGAIMDIPGLNYRVHLYDEAYKRFPQGLLLGSETASTVSSRGIYKFPVEKAAMKKYTDFQSSSYDLEYCSWSNLPEDDFILQDDKPWVIGEFVWTGFDYLGEPTPYDESWPSRSSYFGINDLAGLPKDRYYLYRSRWNTKEETLHILPHWNWEGREGEKTPVFVYTNYNSAELFVNGKSMGIQKKHHSSPQNRYRLMWMDVKYEPGTLKVIAYDEEGNPVSEKEIHTAGKPSKIILSPDRKIIKADGKDLSYVTVSVVDKNGIECPTATNQLKFKVKGNASYRAACNGDPTSLELFHLPTMKLFSGKLVVMVQASKKEGDIELTVTGKGLLTGKLSLSSKKMDF from the coding sequence ATTTTATGGAGTCCAGAAAACCCATATTTATACAAAGCAGTCACAAAACTTTACATAAAAAATCAATTAAAAGATGAAATCTCAACAAAATTTGGGATTAGAGAAATAAAATACGAACCCCAAAAAGGGTTTAGCTTAAACGGTAAAACAACAAAATTTAAAGGAGTTTGTCTACATCACGATTTAGGTCCTTTAGGAACAGCGGTAAATACCGCAGCTTTAAAAAGACAGTTGACAATTCTAAAAGACATGGGAGTTAACGCAATTAGAAGCTCGCACAATATGCCTTCTTTTGAGCAACTTCAACTTTGTGACGAAATGGGTTTTCTTTTTCTAGCAGAAAGTTTTGATGAATGGGCAAAACCAAAAATAAAAAATGGCTACAATCGTTTTTTTGAAGAATATGCAGAAAAAGATATTGTTAACTTAGTTAGAGCTACAAGAAACCATCCTTCAATTGTAATGTGGAGTTCTGGAAATGAAGTACCTGATCAATGGGGAGAAGAAGGTGTAAAACGCGCAAAATGGTTGCAAGATATTTTCCACAGAGAAGACCCAACAAGACCTGTTACAGTTGGAATGGATCAAGTAAAGGCAGTTATGGCTTCTGGCTTTGGAGCAATTATGGATATCCCTGGTTTAAATTACAGGGTACATTTATATGATGAAGCTTATAAAAGATTTCCTCAAGGGCTTTTATTAGGTTCAGAAACGGCATCAACAGTTAGCTCTAGAGGCATCTATAAATTTCCTGTAGAAAAAGCAGCAATGAAAAAATATACTGATTTTCAAAGTTCTTCTTATGACTTAGAATATTGTAGTTGGTCTAACTTACCAGAAGATGACTTTATCTTACAAGATGATAAACCTTGGGTTATTGGTGAGTTTGTTTGGACAGGTTTTGATTATTTAGGAGAACCAACTCCATATGATGAAAGCTGGCCTTCTAGAAGTTCTTATTTCGGAATTAATGACTTAGCAGGTTTGCCAAAAGACAGGTATTACTTGTACAGAAGTAGATGGAACACCAAAGAAGAAACCTTACATATTTTACCTCATTGGAATTGGGAAGGAAGAGAAGGTGAAAAAACACCCGTTTTTGTGTACACAAACTACAATAGCGCAGAACTATTTGTAAATGGAAAAAGCATGGGAATTCAAAAGAAACATCACTCTAGTCCACAAAATAGATATCGCTTAATGTGGATGGATGTAAAATACGAACCAGGAACTTTAAAGGTTATTGCTTATGATGAAGAAGGAAACCCTGTTTCTGAAAAAGAAATTCATACTGCTGGTAAACCTTCAAAAATAATTCTGAGCCCAGACAGAAAAATTATAAAAGCAGATGGAAAAGATTTATCTTATGTTACTGTTTCTGTAGTAGATAAAAACGGAATTGAATGCCCAACAGCAACTAATCAACTTAAATTTAAAGTAAAAGGAAATGCAAGTTATAGAGCTGCCTGTAATGGAGACCCAACTTCATTAGAATTATTTCACTTACCAACAATGAAACTTTTTAGTGGTAAATTGGTAGTAATGGTACAAGCTTCAAAAAAAGAAGGAGATATAGAATTAACTGTTACAGGAAAAGGGTTATTAACAGGAAAGTTAAGTTTAAGTTCTAAAAAAATGGATTTTTAA
- a CDS encoding sugar-binding domain-containing protein yields the protein MNFKKTSQIFLLILLISSNIISQTRKTIELSENWTFKKGENKNAEKVNFNDKNWQKVTVPHDWAIYGSFDKEIDKQVMAITQNGEKEATEKTGRTGSLPHVGTAWYRNKFNISETDINKKIILLFEGAMSEPQVFLNGKKIGEWAYGYSYFYFNISKDLIAGENTLAVKLTNKENASRWYPGAGLYRKVSLIIKEKESINQWGTFITTPFVSKNEAKVHIKTKVSNESGVLITTIFDANGNEVNQLKSDIHFNNEFDQNIKV from the coding sequence ATGAACTTTAAAAAAACGTCTCAAATATTTTTACTGATATTATTAATTTCCTCTAATATTATTAGTCAAACTAGAAAAACTATAGAACTTTCAGAAAACTGGACTTTTAAAAAAGGTGAAAATAAAAATGCAGAAAAAGTAAATTTTAATGATAAAAACTGGCAAAAAGTAACAGTTCCTCATGATTGGGCAATTTATGGTTCCTTTGATAAAGAAATAGACAAACAAGTTATGGCAATTACTCAAAACGGCGAAAAGGAAGCTACAGAAAAAACAGGTAGAACTGGTTCTTTACCACACGTAGGAACTGCTTGGTACAGAAATAAATTTAATATTTCTGAAACCGATATCAACAAAAAAATAATTTTATTGTTTGAAGGCGCAATGAGTGAGCCCCAAGTATTTTTAAATGGAAAAAAAATTGGAGAATGGGCGTATGGGTATAGTTACTTTTATTTTAATATTTCTAAAGATTTAATTGCAGGAGAAAATACTTTAGCCGTAAAATTAACCAACAAAGAGAACGCATCACGTTGGTATCCAGGAGCAGGTTTGTATAGAAAAGTAAGTCTAATCATAAAAGAAAAAGAAAGTATTAATCAATGGGGAACTTTTATTACAACTCCTTTTGTAAGTAAAAATGAAGCTAAAGTTCATATAAAAACAAAAGTTTCTAATGAATCAGGTGTATTGATAACTACAATTTTTGATGCAAATGGAAATGAGGTAAATCAACTCAAATCTGATATTCATTTTAATAATGAATTCGATCAAAATATAAAAGTTTAA
- a CDS encoding branched-chain amino acid aminotransferase: MKSNIEIQRIEKSKIDSVDFNNLPFGSVYSDHMLECDFIDGEWQTPVIKPYAPISLDPAAKIFHYGQSIFEGMKAYKDADGSTMLFRPLENHKRLNKSAERLVIPAVPEDVFMEGLKKLLEVDNKWIPTNEGSSLYIRPFMFASGIGFHASPANAYKFIICTAPSGAYFSGKVKVLIEEKYARAANGGVGFAKAGGNYAAQFYPTQLAIEKGYNQVIWTDDNTHEYIEEAGAMNIFIRINDTLITSPTSDRILDGITRRSVIQIAEDMNIDVEVRKITVSEVIAAAQSGSLKEMFGAGTAAVISPIAGFGYQGSDYDLPELEAPFAGTLKKAITDIQTNQAEDPYGWRVILK, encoded by the coding sequence ATGAAATCTAATATAGAAATTCAACGTATAGAAAAATCGAAGATCGATTCTGTAGATTTTAACAATCTACCATTTGGTAGTGTATATTCTGACCACATGTTAGAGTGTGATTTTATAGATGGCGAGTGGCAAACACCTGTTATTAAACCTTATGCACCTATCTCACTAGACCCAGCTGCTAAAATTTTCCACTACGGACAATCTATTTTTGAAGGTATGAAAGCCTATAAAGATGCAGATGGCAGCACCATGTTATTTAGACCTTTAGAAAACCACAAACGATTAAATAAATCTGCAGAGCGCTTGGTTATTCCTGCTGTTCCTGAAGATGTTTTTATGGAAGGTTTAAAAAAATTATTAGAAGTAGATAATAAATGGATTCCTACAAACGAAGGAAGCTCTTTATATATTAGACCTTTTATGTTTGCCTCTGGAATTGGATTTCACGCTTCTCCAGCAAATGCTTATAAATTTATAATCTGTACAGCTCCTTCTGGTGCATATTTTTCTGGTAAAGTAAAAGTTTTAATTGAAGAAAAATATGCTCGTGCCGCAAATGGTGGTGTTGGTTTTGCAAAAGCTGGTGGAAATTATGCTGCTCAGTTTTACCCTACTCAATTAGCAATAGAAAAAGGCTACAATCAAGTAATTTGGACGGATGATAATACGCACGAATATATTGAGGAAGCTGGTGCAATGAATATTTTTATCAGAATTAATGACACACTAATTACTAGCCCTACAAGCGATAGAATCTTAGATGGAATTACACGTAGGAGTGTTATTCAGATTGCAGAGGACATGAACATTGATGTAGAAGTTAGAAAAATTACTGTTTCTGAAGTAATTGCTGCCGCACAAAGTGGTAGTTTAAAAGAAATGTTTGGAGCAGGAACTGCTGCGGTGATTTCTCCTATTGCAGGTTTTGGATACCAAGGTTCTGATTATGATTTACCAGAATTAGAAGCGCCTTTTGCAGGAACTCTAAAGAAAGCGATTACAGATATTCAAACAAACCAAGCTGAAGATCCTTACGGTTGGAGAGTAATACTGAAGTAA
- a CDS encoding DUF4920 domain-containing protein — protein MKFLISFCLVVLFVFTACKEAKKPANETPEPKQEVVYESFGEKIALDNAITSEELLTKFKTMKAGDTINVKFASSIKEVCSKKGCWMKLPLNGETETMVRFKDYGFFMPLDSKGREVVLNGKAFVQETSVEELQHYAEDAGKTKDEIAQITTPKIEYTFEADGVLMRK, from the coding sequence ATGAAATTTTTGATATCCTTTTGTTTAGTCGTTTTATTCGTTTTTACGGCTTGTAAAGAAGCTAAGAAACCTGCAAATGAAACTCCAGAACCAAAACAAGAAGTAGTTTATGAATCTTTTGGTGAAAAAATTGCGTTAGACAATGCAATTACTTCAGAAGAGCTATTAACTAAGTTTAAAACTATGAAAGCTGGTGATACTATTAATGTAAAATTTGCATCTAGTATTAAGGAAGTTTGTTCTAAAAAAGGATGTTGGATGAAGTTGCCTTTAAACGGAGAAACAGAAACTATGGTTCGTTTTAAAGATTATGGTTTTTTTATGCCTTTAGATTCTAAAGGAAGAGAAGTGGTTTTAAATGGTAAAGCATTTGTACAAGAAACTTCTGTAGAAGAATTACAACATTATGCAGAAGATGCAGGGAAAACTAAGGATGAAATTGCACAAATTACAACTCCTAAAATCGAATATACGTTTGAGGCAGATGGAGTTTTAATGAGAAAATAA
- the mnmD gene encoding tRNA (5-methylaminomethyl-2-thiouridine)(34)-methyltransferase MnmD yields MKREILITSDGSSTIHLPDWDEQYHSKNGSINETYHVFIKSGLREVTEDNVAILEIGFGTGLNCFITYLEAKKNIHYVGVEAYPVTAEEVEKMNFIAVLEAEKESETFKKMHAISWEEKHLISDTFSLTKRKQFFEDIEDKNTFNLIYFDAFGARVQPQLWTVEIFRKMFEALKENGILVTYSAKGSVRRAMQEVGFVVERLPGPPGKREMLRATKKSIQ; encoded by the coding sequence ATGAAAAGAGAAATATTAATAACATCAGATGGTTCATCAACCATTCATTTACCAGATTGGGATGAGCAATATCATTCTAAAAATGGATCTATTAATGAAACTTATCATGTTTTTATAAAAAGTGGGTTAAGAGAAGTTACAGAAGATAATGTTGCTATTTTAGAAATTGGTTTTGGTACAGGTCTAAATTGTTTTATTACCTATTTAGAAGCTAAAAAAAACATTCATTATGTAGGTGTTGAAGCGTACCCTGTTACTGCGGAAGAGGTAGAGAAAATGAATTTTATAGCTGTCTTAGAAGCAGAAAAAGAAAGTGAAACATTTAAAAAAATGCACGCTATTTCTTGGGAAGAAAAGCATCTAATTTCTGACACATTTTCGTTAACAAAAAGAAAGCAGTTTTTTGAAGATATCGAAGATAAAAACACATTTAACTTAATTTATTTTGACGCCTTTGGTGCTCGTGTGCAACCTCAATTATGGACAGTAGAAATTTTTCGTAAAATGTTTGAAGCATTAAAAGAAAACGGAATTTTAGTAACTTATTCAGCAAAAGGAAGTGTAAGAAGAGCAATGCAAGAAGTTGGTTTTGTGGTAGAACGTTTGCCTGGGCCTCCAGGAAAAAGAGAAATGCTACGTGCAACCAAAAAAAGCATACAGTAA
- a CDS encoding glycosyltransferase family 2 protein → MIWLLIFTFTFYAILIISLALGFKRVLEFKETATLQKTSFSVIIPFRNEAENLPLLLKSIAELNYPNDLVEFILVDDASDDNSVDIINDFSFSKEGQVLNTSSQKSIIARTDIWIIKNNRTSNSPKKDAITTAISIAKNKWIVTTDADCILPENWLKTLDSFIQNNNAKMVVAPVNYNVENNFLEQFQLLDFMSMQGTTIGGFGIDFPFLCNGANFAYKKENFLKLNGFEGNNNIASGDDVFLFEKFINADKKSVFYLKSKEVIVTTFPVKTWRGLINQRTRWAAKTGNFGSLNVKLIGLLVLLTNFVVVYYLLNGNLEMLLFPFMLKIIIDLFLFLPTIEFFKQQKGFYKWYLFASLLYPFFSLFVIFKSLFFKYNWKGRRFKK, encoded by the coding sequence ATGATTTGGTTGCTAATTTTCACATTTACTTTTTATGCTATTCTAATTATTTCTTTAGCACTGGGGTTTAAAAGGGTTTTAGAATTTAAAGAAACAGCAACTCTACAAAAAACTTCATTTTCGGTAATTATTCCTTTTAGAAATGAAGCTGAAAACTTACCTCTTTTATTAAAATCAATCGCTGAGTTGAATTACCCAAATGATTTGGTAGAATTTATTTTGGTTGATGATGCTTCTGATGATAATTCGGTAGATATTATTAACGATTTTTCCTTTTCGAAAGAAGGACAAGTTCTCAATACCAGTTCTCAAAAAAGTATAATCGCTAGAACTGACATTTGGATAATAAAAAACAATAGAACCTCTAACTCACCAAAAAAAGACGCTATTACTACTGCTATTTCTATTGCAAAAAACAAATGGATAGTTACCACAGATGCAGATTGTATTCTACCAGAAAACTGGCTAAAAACCTTAGATAGTTTTATTCAAAATAATAACGCAAAAATGGTAGTTGCGCCAGTTAATTACAACGTTGAAAACAATTTCTTAGAGCAGTTTCAATTATTAGATTTTATGAGCATGCAAGGAACTACTATTGGTGGTTTTGGTATAGATTTTCCGTTTTTATGCAATGGTGCAAACTTTGCGTACAAAAAGGAAAATTTTTTAAAACTAAATGGTTTTGAAGGAAACAACAATATTGCCAGTGGAGATGATGTTTTTCTGTTTGAAAAATTTATAAATGCTGATAAAAAGAGTGTTTTTTATCTAAAATCTAAAGAAGTAATTGTTACTACTTTTCCTGTAAAAACATGGAGAGGTTTAATTAATCAAAGAACAAGATGGGCTGCAAAGACAGGTAATTTTGGTTCTTTAAATGTAAAATTAATTGGGTTGTTAGTTTTACTAACCAACTTTGTTGTTGTTTACTATTTATTAAATGGAAACTTAGAAATGTTACTTTTTCCTTTTATGCTAAAAATAATTATTGACTTGTTTTTATTCTTGCCTACAATTGAGTTTTTTAAGCAGCAAAAAGGGTTTTATAAATGGTACCTTTTTGCAAGCTTATTGTATCCCTTTTTCAGTCTTTTTGTTATTTTTAAATCTTTATTTTTTAAATACAACTGGAAAGGAAGACGTTTTAAAAAGTAG
- a CDS encoding lysylphosphatidylglycerol synthase domain-containing protein, with amino-acid sequence MIIKLSIVIGCGYFIYAKLVDNEQLKFTVFYKNLIENDLFSIENIFFITVFTVFNWFLEILKWKYLVGFVKDISFIEASQQSLSSLTTSLVTPNRIGEYGAKAMYFNKKHRTQIVGLNLVGNFYQMFITLFLGCIGFSYFIFNHKIKVDFPLILKGLLIAVIVFSVLFFILKRINFKGFSFEKVRNFIKRIPLPLNIKVAILSMLRFIIFSHQFYFILLIFKVDILYFNAISAISSVYLIASTIPMLSLFDVILKGSVAIWVFSFFNMPSLIILSTTTLMWILNFVLPAIIGCYFVLTFKPNFTK; translated from the coding sequence TTGATAATAAAACTATCGATTGTAATTGGTTGCGGATATTTTATTTATGCAAAACTGGTTGATAACGAACAGTTAAAATTTACTGTCTTTTATAAAAATTTAATTGAAAATGATCTTTTCTCCATCGAAAACATATTTTTTATAACAGTTTTTACAGTTTTCAATTGGTTTTTAGAAATCTTAAAATGGAAATATTTAGTCGGTTTTGTAAAAGATATTTCATTTATAGAAGCCTCACAACAATCACTTTCTTCTTTAACAACTTCTTTAGTTACCCCCAATAGAATTGGAGAATACGGAGCAAAAGCAATGTATTTTAATAAAAAACACAGAACACAAATAGTAGGTTTAAATTTAGTTGGTAATTTTTATCAAATGTTTATCACCTTATTTTTGGGATGCATCGGTTTCAGTTATTTTATTTTTAACCATAAAATTAAAGTTGATTTCCCTCTCATTTTAAAAGGTTTACTTATAGCGGTTATTGTATTTTCTGTATTATTCTTTATACTTAAAAGAATCAATTTTAAGGGCTTTTCATTTGAAAAAGTAAGGAATTTTATAAAAAGAATTCCGTTGCCATTAAATATAAAAGTTGCTATTTTATCAATGCTACGCTTTATCATTTTCTCGCATCAGTTTTATTTTATATTACTTATTTTTAAAGTTGATATTTTATATTTTAATGCAATTTCGGCAATTAGTTCCGTTTATTTAATTGCCTCTACAATACCAATGTTATCATTATTTGATGTTATTTTAAAAGGTTCTGTAGCTATTTGGGTATTTTCATTTTTTAATATGCCGTCTCTTATTATTCTATCTACAACCACTTTAATGTGGATTTTAAATTTTGTGTTACCGGCAATTATTGGCTGTTATTTTGTGTTAACTTTTAAACCTAATTTTACAAAATGA
- the ruvC gene encoding crossover junction endodeoxyribonuclease RuvC has protein sequence MAIEKIILGIDPGTTIMGFGLIKVVGKKMEFIQMNELMLQKYDDHYLKLKLIFERTIELIDTYHPDEIAIEAPFFGKNVQSMLKLGRAQGVAMAAGLSREIPITEYLPKKIKMAVTGSGSASKVQVALMLKSLLNLKTLPKNLDATDGLAAAVCHFYNSGIVVGGKNYTGWASFVKQNEKRVKK, from the coding sequence TTGGCGATAGAAAAAATCATTTTAGGTATTGACCCTGGAACCACAATTATGGGGTTCGGTTTGATAAAAGTTGTTGGTAAAAAGATGGAATTTATTCAAATGAATGAATTAATGTTGCAAAAATACGACGATCATTACCTGAAGTTAAAGCTTATTTTTGAACGAACGATTGAATTGATTGATACGTATCATCCAGATGAAATAGCAATTGAAGCACCTTTTTTTGGGAAGAATGTACAATCGATGTTAAAGTTAGGTAGAGCGCAAGGAGTTGCGATGGCTGCAGGTTTATCAAGAGAAATTCCGATTACAGAGTATTTGCCAAAGAAAATTAAAATGGCAGTTACCGGAAGCGGAAGTGCAAGTAAAGTGCAAGTAGCTTTGATGTTAAAATCTTTATTGAATTTAAAAACTTTACCTAAAAATTTAGATGCTACAGATGGTTTAGCTGCTGCAGTTTGTCACTTTTACAATTCAGGTATAGTTGTTGGTGGAAAAAACTATACAGGTTGGGCTAGTTTTGTAAAACAAAATGAAAAACGGGTTAAAAAATAA
- a CDS encoding four helix bundle protein, producing MKLPNNPLQNKSYDLALLIVKLSKKLMAEKKEYVLSKQILRSGTSVGANIVEANGAISKADFSAKMSIAYKECLETKYWLHLLKDSDDLDLVDFNILFEKADEIGRILFSILKTTRINKQS from the coding sequence ATGAAATTACCCAATAATCCGTTACAGAATAAATCTTATGACCTTGCATTGTTAATTGTAAAACTTAGCAAGAAGTTAATGGCAGAAAAGAAAGAATACGTTTTGTCAAAACAGATATTAAGAAGCGGAACTTCAGTTGGAGCCAATATCGTTGAAGCTAACGGTGCTATTTCTAAGGCAGATTTTTCTGCTAAAATGTCAATTGCTTATAAAGAATGTTTAGAAACAAAATATTGGTTACATTTATTAAAAGATAGTGACGATTTAGATCTTGTTGATTTTAATATTTTATTTGAAAAAGCTGATGAGATTGGGAGAATTCTTTTTTCAATTTTAAAGACGACTAGAATTAATAAGCAATCGTGA
- the hemW gene encoding radical SAM family heme chaperone HemW, whose product MSGIYIHIPFCKQACFYCDFHFSTSLKKKEDMILSLIKEIEIRKDELKNTIIESIYFGGGTPSVLNTEEIQTLIDAVYKNHTVVENPEITLEANPDDLSEEKIIELSKSPINRLSIGVQSFFEKDLKLMNRAHNSSEAKKCLEIATQYFDNISVDLIYGIPDCTNEEWRENIQTALSFGIPHISSYALTVEPKTALDTLIKKGEIKNVDEEKAQEQFYILIEELKKANFVHYELSNFGKEGFFSQNNSSYWLGKSYLGIGPSAHSFDGVQRSWNVRNNTKYIKSIQENKLPIERETLTKMDGYNEYIMTGLRTIWGVSFDKIEKDFGEKYIKYLEKQAEKYLEKELLILENRVLKTTQKGKFLSDGISSDLFMVN is encoded by the coding sequence ATGTCCGGAATTTATATACACATACCGTTTTGTAAACAAGCATGTTTTTATTGCGACTTTCATTTTTCTACTTCGTTAAAGAAGAAAGAAGATATGATTTTGTCTTTAATTAAAGAGATAGAAATTAGAAAAGACGAGTTAAAAAATACCATTATAGAAAGCATTTATTTTGGAGGAGGAACACCATCTGTTTTAAATACGGAAGAAATTCAAACTTTAATTGATGCTGTTTATAAAAATCATACAGTAGTTGAGAATCCAGAAATTACGCTAGAGGCAAATCCTGATGATTTATCAGAAGAAAAAATTATAGAACTTTCTAAATCACCAATAAATAGACTGAGTATTGGTGTTCAATCTTTTTTTGAGAAAGATTTAAAACTGATGAATCGTGCGCATAATTCATCCGAAGCAAAAAAATGTCTTGAAATAGCGACTCAATATTTTGATAATATTTCTGTCGATTTAATTTACGGAATTCCAGATTGTACAAATGAGGAATGGAGAGAAAATATACAAACGGCGTTGAGTTTCGGAATTCCACATATATCTAGTTATGCCTTAACGGTAGAACCAAAAACGGCTTTAGACACTTTAATTAAAAAAGGTGAAATTAAAAATGTTGATGAAGAAAAAGCGCAAGAGCAATTTTATATTTTAATTGAAGAATTAAAGAAAGCCAATTTTGTGCATTACGAATTATCAAACTTTGGTAAAGAAGGATTTTTTAGTCAAAATAATTCGTCTTATTGGTTGGGTAAATCTTATTTAGGTATTGGTCCTTCTGCACATTCGTTTGATGGAGTTCAAAGGAGTTGGAATGTTAGAAATAACACAAAGTATATTAAATCTATTCAAGAAAATAAACTTCCAATAGAAAGAGAAACATTAACCAAGATGGACGGTTATAATGAATATATTATGACGGGTTTAAGAACCATTTGGGGTGTTTCTTTTGATAAAATAGAAAAGGATTTTGGAGAGAAATATATAAAATATTTAGAAAAACAAGCTGAAAAATATTTGGAAAAAGAATTACTAATTCTTGAAAACCGAGTTTTAAAAACAACTCAAAAAGGGAAGTTTTTATCAGACGGAATTTCTTCAGATTTATTTATGGTTAACTAG